CATCGCGCATGTTGATGGTGTCGCGCGTGCGGTCGCGCGTGGCAATGAGGGCGGATTCCCGAACCAGGTTGGCAATGTCCGCGGCACTCTTGTAAACCGCGCGCCGGGCCAGGCGCCCGAAGTCAATAGAATCATCGTACTTGAGCTTGCCAAAGTAAAATTTGAACAAGGCCTCGCGATCCTCCAAGCCCGGACGGTCCACATAAAGCTTGCGGTCAAAGCGGCCGGGGCGGCGCAGAGCCTCGTCCAGGTTGTTTTCGTCCGCATTGGTGGCGCCGATCACGATGATATTGGCGTCTTCCTTCAGGCCGTCCATCTCGGTCAGGAGCTGGTTTTGCGTGCTGTTGGTTTCTTCGGTTCCGCCAAAAGCGCTGAATACGCGCTTGCGCGCCACCGCATCGAGCTCGTCAATGAAGATGATGCAGGCCCCGTATCCATAAGCCATCTGCCGGGCCTGCTTAAAAATCTTGCGCACGCGGCTCGCGCCCACGCCCACAAAGACCTCTACAAATTCGCTGGCGGAGAGCGAAAGAAAGGGGACACCGGCTTCAGTGGCAATGGCCTTGGCCAAATAAGTTTTGCCGCAGCCCGGAGGCCCGAGCATCAGGATGCCGCGGATGATCTTGCCGCCGATGGCTTTGACGCGCTTGCGATCGCGGATAAGCTCCACTACTTCCCAGGCCTCGCGTTTGATTTCTTCCATGCCGATTACATCGTCCCAGGTGATGTTGACCTTTTCGCCTTTGACTTGGGAGGATTTCATCTTGGCAAAGCCGCCCCTCAAAAACGTCATGTACATGAGTACGAAAATGGTGGCATTAATCGTGACCAGGAGAA
The DNA window shown above is from Candidatus Omnitrophota bacterium and carries:
- a CDS encoding AAA family ATPase, with protein sequence MRPIPRLHLFWMNHWVKILIISLVILLLGLAVWGLSSLESFYRNLTLAQMPVSILLVTINATIFVLMYMTFLRGGFAKMKSSQVKGEKVNITWDDVIGMEEIKREAWEVVELIRDRKRVKAIGGKIIRGILMLGPPGCGKTYLAKAIATEAGVPFLSLSASEFVEVFVGVGASRVRKIFKQARQMAYGYGACIIFIDELDAVARKRVFSAFGGTEETNSTQNQLLTEMDGLKEDANIIVIGATNADENNLDEALRRPGRFDRKLYVDRPGLEDREALFKFYFGKLKYDDSIDFGRLARRAVYKSAADIANLVRESALIATRDRTRDTINMRD